Proteins encoded within one genomic window of Thermococcus celer Vu 13 = JCM 8558:
- the pcp gene encoding pyroglutamyl-peptidase I, with product MKVLVTGFEPFGGESINPSWEAVRRLPDEMDGAAVVKRRLPVTFNGVREILPRLIVEERPDVVVLTGQAGGRPNVTVERVAINVMDSEKPDNDGFAPGDEPVFEGAPAAYFATLPVKAIVKALRDAKIPAGISNTAGTYVCNAAMFTALHTIAVAGMEARAGFIHVPFSHEQALDKPRPSMALETIKKAVEVAVRTSLRAR from the coding sequence ATGAAGGTTCTCGTTACAGGCTTCGAACCCTTCGGCGGTGAGAGCATAAACCCCTCCTGGGAAGCGGTTAGGAGGCTCCCCGACGAGATGGACGGCGCGGCGGTGGTAAAGCGCCGGCTCCCGGTTACCTTCAACGGCGTTCGGGAGATTCTCCCGAGGTTAATCGTCGAGGAAAGGCCGGACGTTGTGGTCCTCACGGGACAGGCCGGCGGGAGGCCCAACGTAACCGTTGAGCGGGTCGCGATAAACGTCATGGATAGCGAAAAGCCGGATAACGACGGCTTCGCCCCCGGAGACGAGCCTGTCTTCGAGGGCGCACCCGCGGCGTACTTCGCGACGCTCCCTGTAAAGGCCATCGTTAAAGCCCTGAGGGACGCGAAGATCCCGGCTGGAATCTCGAACACCGCCGGAACCTACGTCTGCAACGCCGCGATGTTCACGGCCCTTCACACGATAGCCGTCGCTGGAATGGAGGCCAGAGCGGGCTTCATCCACGTCCCCTTCAGTCACGAGCAGGCCCTTGATAAACCGAGGCCCTCGATGGCGCTTGAGACGATAAAGAAGGCCGTTGAGGTCGCCGTAAGAACCTCTCTGCGGGCCCGATAA
- a CDS encoding geranylgeranyl reductase family protein has product MRYDVLIIGGGPVGNYLANLLARDFRVAVVEKKGSFGGKACTGIIGAENYGRLGLPDEAVLNELRGAVFYSRIQSFEVERKSPQAYLVDRKALERWLAERAVERGVDYYMATTFLGFRNGRAVLQRLGERIEVEADFYVGADGVNSTVAKAMGAQTRAEFLSGYEVEVVGSFRRDFVEVWVNREVNPDFFLWVAPVNERIARVGTFGSIEALNRFLRMRMLRPTSVVEFKAGSVGFGTRKPWAKGNVALVGDAALQIKPTTAGGIVYGMLCAQALRRALLDGRLGDYERECAFVKKQVSFGLRFRRVFLGLGQDDIERVFEILGSQEAREIIESQADFDDHLKTAKAILRRPRLLARLIRVSPTIIRTLL; this is encoded by the coding sequence ATGCGGTACGATGTTCTTATCATCGGCGGCGGGCCGGTCGGGAACTACCTCGCCAACCTGCTCGCGAGGGACTTCAGGGTTGCGGTGGTTGAGAAAAAGGGCTCCTTCGGGGGCAAAGCATGCACGGGGATAATAGGGGCGGAGAACTACGGGAGGCTGGGCCTTCCGGATGAGGCCGTTCTAAACGAACTCCGGGGGGCGGTCTTCTACTCGAGGATACAGAGCTTCGAGGTGGAGAGGAAATCGCCGCAGGCCTATCTTGTGGATAGAAAGGCACTTGAGAGATGGCTGGCCGAGAGGGCGGTGGAGAGGGGAGTGGACTACTACATGGCCACGACCTTTCTGGGTTTCAGGAACGGAAGGGCCGTCCTTCAGAGGCTCGGTGAGAGGATCGAGGTCGAGGCGGACTTCTACGTTGGGGCCGACGGTGTGAACAGCACCGTGGCCAAAGCGATGGGGGCTCAAACGAGGGCGGAGTTTTTGAGCGGCTACGAGGTCGAGGTGGTCGGGAGCTTTAGGAGGGACTTCGTCGAGGTCTGGGTGAACAGGGAGGTGAACCCGGACTTCTTCCTCTGGGTGGCGCCGGTGAACGAGAGGATAGCGAGGGTTGGAACCTTCGGGAGCATCGAGGCCCTCAACAGGTTCCTGAGGATGAGGATGCTGAGGCCGACTTCGGTAGTCGAGTTCAAGGCCGGGAGCGTCGGCTTCGGGACGAGGAAGCCCTGGGCCAAGGGCAACGTCGCCCTCGTGGGGGACGCGGCGCTTCAGATAAAGCCGACCACCGCGGGGGGGATAGTCTACGGGATGCTCTGCGCCCAGGCCCTGAGGAGGGCCCTCCTCGATGGAAGACTCGGGGACTACGAGAGGGAATGCGCCTTCGTCAAGAAACAGGTAAGCTTTGGGCTCCGCTTCAGGAGGGTCTTCCTCGGGTTGGGCCAGGACGATATCGAGAGGGTCTTCGAGATCCTCGGGAGCCAGGAGGCGAGGGAGATTATAGAGAGTCAGGCGGACTTCGACGACCACCTGAAGACCGCCAAGGCTATTCTAAGGAGGCCGAGGCTCCTCGCAAGGCTGATAAGGGTAAGTCCAACGATAATCCGAACGCTCCTGTGA
- a CDS encoding ASCH domain-containing protein, giving the protein MATWRMGLQEEYLRAIAEGKKKVEGRLYDEKRQKIMPGDTIIFEGRLMCAVKDVRVYSSFKEMLEKEGLENVLPGVGSIDDGVKVYRRFYSEEKERKYGVAAIEVEPVGWIGEPPE; this is encoded by the coding sequence ATGGCCACATGGAGGATGGGTCTTCAGGAGGAGTACCTGAGGGCGATAGCCGAGGGGAAGAAAAAAGTTGAGGGAAGGCTGTACGACGAGAAGAGGCAGAAGATAATGCCGGGGGACACGATAATCTTCGAGGGAAGGCTGATGTGCGCGGTCAAGGACGTCAGGGTTTACTCCTCTTTCAAGGAGATGCTGGAGAAGGAGGGCCTCGAGAACGTCCTCCCGGGCGTTGGGAGCATCGACGATGGCGTTAAGGTCTATCGTCGCTTCTACTCTGAGGAGAAGGAGAGAAAGTACGGCGTCGCGGCAATAGAGGTCGAGCCCGTGGGGTGGATAGGGGAACCGCCGGAGTAA
- a CDS encoding carboxypeptidase M32, with the protein MEEVFQNETVKEILTKYRRIWAIGHAQSVLGWDMEVNMPKEGILERSVARGELSVLSQEFLLKPEFVELVEKAKDLELNEYERGVVRVLDREIRISKSFPPEFLREMSEVTSQATKAWEEAKKSDDFSKFEPWLDRIIDLAKRAADYLGYEDEPYDALLDMFEEGTTTKDVERMFEGLEKELKPLLDRILEEGKVPQSHPLEKERYEKDQMERVNLWILEKFGFPLGVRSRLDVSAHPFTTEFGIRDVRITTRYEGYDFRRTILSTVHEFGHALYELQQDERFAFSPIAGGVSLGIHESQSRFWENIVGRSREFAELIHPVLRENLPFMANYTPEDVYSYFNVVRPDFIRTESDVVTYNFHILLRFRLERMMLNEGVKAKDLPELWNDEMERLLGIRPKSYVDGILQDIHWAHGTIGYFPTYSIGTLLSAQFYYHMKKDLNVEEHIASADFEPIKAWLRERIHRYGSIYPPKELLKKAIGEELNPDYFVRWVKERYL; encoded by the coding sequence ATGGAAGAGGTCTTCCAGAACGAGACGGTTAAGGAGATACTCACGAAGTACAGGCGCATCTGGGCCATAGGCCACGCTCAGAGCGTCCTCGGGTGGGACATGGAGGTCAACATGCCGAAGGAGGGAATACTGGAGCGCTCCGTCGCCCGGGGTGAGCTCTCGGTTCTCTCCCAGGAGTTCCTTCTCAAGCCCGAGTTCGTCGAGTTAGTTGAGAAGGCGAAGGATCTGGAGCTCAACGAGTACGAGAGGGGCGTCGTCAGGGTCCTCGACAGGGAGATAAGGATAAGCAAGTCCTTCCCTCCGGAGTTTCTGCGCGAGATGAGCGAGGTGACGAGCCAGGCGACGAAGGCCTGGGAGGAAGCCAAGAAGAGCGACGACTTCTCCAAGTTCGAGCCGTGGCTCGACAGGATAATCGACCTGGCGAAGAGGGCCGCGGACTACCTCGGCTACGAGGACGAGCCGTACGACGCCCTCCTTGACATGTTCGAGGAAGGTACGACCACCAAAGACGTCGAGAGGATGTTCGAGGGGCTGGAGAAGGAGCTAAAACCCCTCCTCGACAGGATCCTCGAAGAGGGCAAGGTCCCACAGAGCCACCCGCTCGAGAAGGAGCGCTACGAGAAAGATCAGATGGAGAGGGTCAACCTCTGGATCCTCGAGAAGTTCGGCTTTCCGCTCGGGGTTCGCTCCCGTCTGGACGTCTCGGCCCACCCGTTCACCACGGAGTTCGGGATAAGGGACGTCAGGATAACCACGAGGTACGAGGGCTACGACTTCAGGAGGACCATACTCAGCACGGTTCACGAGTTCGGTCACGCACTCTACGAACTCCAGCAGGACGAGAGGTTTGCCTTCTCCCCTATAGCGGGTGGAGTCAGCCTCGGCATCCACGAGAGCCAGAGCCGTTTCTGGGAGAACATAGTCGGCCGCTCCAGGGAGTTCGCGGAGCTCATCCACCCGGTCCTAAGGGAGAACCTGCCCTTCATGGCGAACTACACCCCCGAGGACGTTTACTCCTACTTCAACGTAGTCCGGCCCGACTTCATCAGGACTGAATCGGACGTCGTAACCTACAACTTCCACATCCTACTCCGCTTCAGGCTCGAGAGGATGATGCTCAACGAAGGCGTCAAGGCGAAGGATCTGCCGGAGCTCTGGAACGACGAGATGGAGCGCCTCCTGGGCATAAGGCCGAAGAGCTACGTCGACGGCATCCTCCAGGACATCCACTGGGCCCACGGAACGATCGGTTACTTCCCGACCTACAGCATCGGAACGCTCCTTTCGGCGCAGTTCTACTACCACATGAAGAAGGACCTCAACGTGGAGGAGCACATCGCCAGCGCCGACTTCGAGCCGATAAAGGCCTGGCTCCGCGAGAGGATCCACAGGTACGGCTCGATCTACCCGCCGAAGGAGCTCCTGAAGAAAGCCATCGGCGAGGAGCTGAACCCGGACTACTTCGTCAGGTGGGTGAAGGAGAGGTACCTCTGA
- a CDS encoding carbohydrate kinase family protein, with product MKLDLVVLGHVSIDHIRFPGKEEVLYPGGAAAAVATSAALAGAKVGLVTKVGEDFPREWLERLSSLLDIRGVRILPGKTIHIHVIYHEDGSVDSPVEMGVARNMGETPIPEDYMSAKVFHIAPIPPEEQLKAVKRLEGRIISLDFNPTYMKSYEKKTGLMREIVSKVEVLFPNEREALTITKAQTVEEAAEILHDWGAKLIVVTRGERGVLVYDGTSREFPALPISPKEIVDPTGAGDAFAGGFLAMYSKGKNIEECVEKGLERAREVLKKMGSWSV from the coding sequence ATGAAGCTCGACCTCGTAGTTCTCGGACACGTCTCTATAGACCACATCAGGTTTCCGGGCAAAGAAGAGGTGCTGTACCCGGGTGGCGCGGCGGCCGCCGTGGCCACCTCGGCGGCCCTGGCGGGGGCGAAGGTGGGTCTGGTAACGAAGGTTGGTGAAGACTTCCCGCGGGAATGGCTCGAAAGGCTCTCCTCGCTCCTCGACATCAGGGGTGTCCGGATCCTGCCGGGGAAGACCATCCACATCCACGTGATATACCACGAGGACGGGAGCGTCGATTCTCCGGTTGAGATGGGCGTGGCCAGGAACATGGGCGAAACCCCGATTCCGGAGGATTACATGAGCGCAAAGGTGTTTCACATAGCCCCGATCCCACCGGAGGAGCAACTCAAAGCCGTGAAGAGGCTCGAGGGCAGGATTATAAGCCTCGATTTCAACCCAACGTACATGAAGAGCTACGAGAAAAAAACCGGGCTTATGCGGGAGATAGTTTCAAAGGTGGAGGTGCTGTTCCCCAACGAGAGGGAGGCCTTGACCATAACCAAGGCCCAAACGGTGGAGGAGGCCGCGGAGATACTCCACGACTGGGGAGCGAAGCTCATCGTCGTAACGCGCGGCGAGAGGGGCGTTCTGGTTTACGACGGAACGTCCCGGGAGTTCCCGGCGCTTCCGATAAGCCCGAAAGAAATCGTGGATCCCACCGGCGCCGGGGATGCCTTCGCGGGCGGTTTTTTAGCGATGTACTCGAAGGGAAAGAACATAGAGGAGTGCGTTGAAAAAGGGCTGGAGAGGGCGAGGGAAGTGCTCAAAAAGATGGGGAGCTGGAGCGTCTAA
- a CDS encoding DUF58 domain-containing protein: protein MLPTEKAEEILLALWLIVMLAFLLLRWEMTYLTLPIIWLLFLAVFFFKPSLDVEVERVVPHSRFLEGSEVEITLRVKSHERIPTLKITEDVPPGLELVGGRREHVLSLQPGEEREIRYKVRVKRGIHEFNWVRLSYRDPFGFFKVDRKVELYSEIVGVPIITDVPTPYSTRGTKITVGPLPSPRVGEGVEFHAVREYQPGDPLRIINWKATARTGRIMANEYESERKVDVIFIVDASYTGSLVFDHLIRAAASLMLNALNNGTSFGLLLAEDVPLWVRVDYGKRHFFKCIDFLSTAKPDRNNMIAYQVEHLIRTRFPARAQLLYFSPLLTEESREALKTMARYGYSVVVVSPNPYTAVKPKNREEELALKLLSLQREATLMKMSSYGIIVDWDVRKPLEAAIAEVVGL, encoded by the coding sequence ATGCTCCCAACGGAGAAGGCGGAGGAGATTCTCCTCGCGCTCTGGCTAATCGTCATGTTAGCCTTCCTCCTCCTGCGCTGGGAGATGACGTATCTGACTCTTCCGATAATATGGCTCCTGTTCTTGGCGGTGTTCTTCTTCAAACCGAGCCTTGACGTTGAGGTCGAGCGCGTAGTCCCCCACAGCCGTTTCCTCGAGGGGAGCGAGGTTGAGATAACCCTCAGGGTTAAGTCCCATGAGAGGATACCCACGTTGAAAATCACGGAGGACGTGCCACCTGGACTGGAGCTGGTGGGGGGACGGAGGGAGCACGTCCTGTCCCTCCAGCCGGGAGAGGAGAGGGAGATACGGTACAAGGTCCGCGTTAAGCGCGGAATCCACGAGTTCAACTGGGTGAGGCTGAGCTACCGCGACCCCTTCGGCTTCTTCAAGGTTGACAGAAAGGTTGAACTTTACAGCGAGATAGTGGGGGTTCCAATAATAACCGACGTTCCGACGCCCTATTCGACGCGGGGGACCAAGATAACCGTCGGTCCCCTGCCGAGCCCGAGGGTAGGTGAGGGGGTTGAGTTCCACGCGGTAAGGGAGTACCAGCCCGGGGACCCGCTCAGGATAATCAACTGGAAGGCCACCGCGAGGACGGGGAGGATAATGGCCAACGAGTACGAGAGCGAGAGGAAGGTCGACGTCATCTTCATAGTTGATGCCTCCTACACCGGTAGTCTCGTCTTTGACCACCTCATCAGGGCGGCCGCCTCGCTGATGCTCAACGCCCTCAACAACGGAACCAGCTTCGGCCTCCTGCTCGCGGAGGACGTCCCCCTCTGGGTTCGCGTTGACTACGGCAAGAGGCACTTCTTCAAGTGCATAGACTTCCTGAGCACCGCAAAGCCCGACAGGAACAACATGATAGCCTACCAGGTCGAGCACCTGATAAGGACGCGCTTTCCGGCCCGGGCCCAGCTCCTGTACTTCTCGCCCCTCCTGACGGAGGAGAGCAGGGAGGCCCTCAAAACAATGGCCCGCTACGGTTACAGCGTGGTGGTCGTAAGCCCGAACCCGTACACGGCAGTTAAACCTAAGAACCGTGAGGAGGAGCTCGCCCTCAAGCTCCTCTCCCTTCAGAGGGAGGCCACGCTGATGAAGATGTCCTCCTACGGCATCATCGTCGACTGGGACGTCAGGAAACCCCTGGAGGCGGCGATAGCGGAGGTGGTTGGTCTGTGA
- a CDS encoding AAA family ATPase — protein MRIEEVSSKGNAVLDEVRKAIVGKDEVLRLILTTILAGGHVLLEDLPGLAKTLMAKSFATALGVKFRRVQFTPDLLPSDILGVSVFNQKTLEFEFKRGPIFTNVLLADEVNRAPPKTQSALLEAMQEMQVTVEGKTYELERPFIVMATQNPIEQEGTYPLPEAQLDRFLVRLRVGYPSREEEIEILRRRMARKKEEVDVRPVLTPEEVIEMQRAVEDVYVSDPILEYITDVVLATRDNRKEIEVGASPRGSLALLRLSRAYAALQGRDYVIPDDVKAVAVPALSHRLILKRELWYTRVSQERVMEKLLERVPVPKFE, from the coding sequence ATGAGGATAGAAGAGGTAAGCTCGAAGGGTAACGCCGTCCTGGATGAGGTTAGGAAAGCCATAGTGGGAAAGGACGAGGTGCTGAGGCTCATACTGACGACGATCCTGGCCGGTGGGCACGTACTCCTGGAGGACCTGCCCGGCCTCGCCAAGACGCTCATGGCGAAGAGCTTTGCAACGGCCCTTGGGGTTAAGTTCAGGCGCGTCCAGTTCACGCCCGACCTGCTGCCGAGCGACATTCTCGGCGTCAGCGTCTTCAACCAGAAGACCCTCGAGTTCGAGTTCAAGAGGGGACCGATCTTCACGAACGTCCTCCTCGCGGACGAGGTCAACCGTGCGCCCCCGAAAACGCAGTCTGCCCTCCTCGAGGCGATGCAGGAGATGCAGGTCACCGTTGAGGGGAAGACCTACGAGCTGGAGAGGCCGTTCATAGTCATGGCAACCCAGAACCCGATAGAGCAGGAGGGAACCTATCCCCTACCCGAGGCCCAGCTCGACCGCTTCCTGGTTCGTTTGAGGGTCGGCTATCCAAGCAGGGAGGAGGAGATCGAGATACTCCGCAGGAGGATGGCCAGGAAGAAGGAGGAGGTCGACGTAAGGCCCGTCTTGACCCCGGAGGAAGTCATCGAGATGCAGAGGGCCGTAGAGGACGTTTACGTCAGCGACCCCATCCTGGAGTACATAACGGACGTAGTGCTCGCCACGAGGGATAACAGGAAGGAAATAGAGGTCGGGGCGTCTCCGAGGGGAAGCCTTGCCCTGCTCAGGCTTTCGAGGGCCTACGCCGCCCTCCAGGGAAGGGACTACGTGATTCCGGATGACGTGAAGGCGGTCGCGGTTCCAGCTTTGAGCCACAGGCTCATCCTCAAGAGGGAGCTGTGGTACACCAGGGTCAGCCAGGAGCGCGTAATGGAGAAGCTCCTCGAGCGCGTTCCGGTTCCCAAGTTCGAGTGA
- a CDS encoding DUF4129 domain-containing protein, whose product MYTRAKLLILFGLLFSLMTLMINHSATTSEVHQRGEAPWAGVLLEVLAIVGLFILLGLFLEWRDPFRRDDWGGFGLSTYLPLVIAGALVGLIFLGLWSPSPSPFPPNNTSGLVNLSSAPPNFSRPPTYHNDTRLAGAGLSLPFRYILYAVFLVAIAVFAYVAVVQYRGLLWKKGREEMRLKAELFDKKLDDLGLDAFENPREAIVGIYRNAVLWLEYLGIPYEESWTHWEHARHVKYMHDAFVELTRLFEKAKYAPEKITWKDAERVLEVYRTMRRGVDEV is encoded by the coding sequence ATGTACACCCGGGCAAAGCTCCTGATCCTCTTTGGACTGCTGTTTTCACTGATGACGCTGATGATTAACCACAGCGCCACGACGTCGGAGGTTCACCAAAGGGGGGAGGCCCCATGGGCGGGCGTTCTTCTGGAGGTTCTTGCGATTGTGGGTCTCTTCATCCTCCTCGGTCTCTTCCTCGAATGGAGGGACCCCTTCAGGCGGGACGATTGGGGCGGTTTTGGGCTGTCGACTTACCTCCCCCTCGTGATCGCCGGTGCTCTGGTGGGTCTCATCTTCCTTGGACTGTGGTCACCTTCCCCGTCGCCTTTTCCGCCCAACAACACCAGCGGCTTGGTTAACCTTTCATCCGCTCCCCCCAATTTTTCACGGCCCCCAACGTACCACAACGACACCCGGTTGGCGGGGGCTGGGCTTTCCCTCCCTTTCAGATACATCCTTTACGCTGTTTTCCTCGTCGCTATAGCGGTCTTTGCCTACGTCGCCGTGGTTCAGTATCGCGGGCTCCTGTGGAAGAAGGGGCGGGAGGAGATGAGGCTCAAAGCGGAGCTCTTCGATAAAAAACTCGATGATCTCGGCCTCGATGCCTTTGAAAACCCAAGGGAGGCCATCGTGGGAATCTACAGGAACGCCGTCCTCTGGCTGGAGTACCTCGGCATCCCCTACGAGGAGAGCTGGACCCACTGGGAGCACGCCAGGCACGTGAAATACATGCACGACGCCTTCGTTGAGCTCACGAGGCTATTCGAAAAGGCCAAATACGCCCCCGAGAAAATAACGTGGAAAGACGCCGAGAGGGTCCTCGAAGTTTACCGGACGATGAGGAGGGGCGTGGATGAGGTTTAG
- a CDS encoding DUF2118 family protein, producing MEKIPRLYVEVSPDECIKEGRVTRDCVIISGNVEVWVRENEAVPEFVDTKKAKVLGKEVYDRFYLYVDRTEGKMIKDAILVLPDGRTRIHLKKGDELMLLPVEGYTKTLIANVGNRVRKGDAFAAVTTRKGEVHYLKPPKTGTVVFIDEVTNSPHYVYYILPEE from the coding sequence ATGGAGAAGATTCCGAGGCTCTACGTGGAAGTTTCCCCCGACGAATGCATCAAAGAGGGGAGGGTGACCAGGGACTGCGTGATCATAAGCGGGAACGTTGAGGTCTGGGTGAGGGAGAACGAAGCCGTTCCGGAGTTCGTTGACACGAAAAAGGCGAAGGTACTGGGAAAGGAGGTCTACGACCGCTTTTACCTCTACGTCGACAGAACCGAAGGAAAGATGATAAAGGACGCGATACTCGTCCTTCCAGACGGGAGAACGAGGATACATCTGAAGAAGGGGGATGAGCTGATGCTCCTCCCGGTGGAGGGCTACACGAAAACCCTGATAGCGAACGTCGGAAACAGGGTGCGGAAGGGGGACGCCTTCGCGGCGGTGACGACCAGGAAGGGAGAGGTTCACTATCTCAAACCCCCAAAAACAGGAACGGTGGTCTTCATAGACGAGGTGACTAACAGCCCCCATTACGTCTACTACATCCTCCCGGAGGAGTGA
- a CDS encoding FKBP-type peptidyl-prolyl cis-trans isomerase: MKIEAGDFVVFHYVGRFENGEVFDTSYEDIARENEIYVEEREYGPLGVNVGVGEIIPGLDEALIGMEPGEKKTITVPPEKAYGMPDPGLVINVSKEEFTKAGLEPMEGMYVMTDSGIAKIAKVEGENVALDFNHPLAGKTLIFDVEVVDVQKAAEGEEVSDSDIEA; this comes from the coding sequence ATGAAGATTGAAGCTGGAGATTTTGTGGTGTTCCACTACGTGGGCAGGTTTGAGAACGGTGAAGTTTTTGACACGAGTTACGAGGACATCGCCAGGGAAAACGAGATATACGTTGAGGAGAGAGAATACGGCCCACTCGGGGTCAACGTCGGGGTCGGCGAGATAATACCGGGCCTCGATGAGGCGTTGATAGGAATGGAACCCGGGGAGAAGAAGACTATCACGGTGCCCCCCGAAAAGGCCTACGGCATGCCGGATCCCGGGCTCGTCATCAACGTCTCGAAAGAGGAGTTCACAAAAGCCGGTCTCGAGCCGATGGAGGGCATGTACGTCATGACAGATTCAGGGATAGCGAAGATAGCAAAGGTCGAAGGGGAGAACGTTGCCCTCGACTTCAACCATCCCCTCGCCGGAAAGACGCTGATCTTCGATGTGGAAGTGGTGGACGTCCAGAAAGCCGCAGAGGGGGAGGAGGTCTCAGACTCCGATATTGAGGCCTGA
- a CDS encoding type II secretion system F family protein encodes MADGVFGVLTQLIERIIPNRWIRRYDFFIYSAGINFLAAEYLLLALIVGIIGALIAWLFSNVLYAGVTLITLFAGVAFGYPYWRLTKRLDEMEKMIPDAFFYLASSLRAGISFSEALEELTTAKFGALTEEFKKTVSEIKKGRPTVDALRAFALRNRRSSVIYRSMMIIIEALERGAPMSDVLAYVGNDVREVLRIKQERKASTGMQVMFFIVTSGFVGPLILGIVTQTMIAMNTGSMAFPVGSVKTILLAFVAIQAVVSGLGIGVIREGKYSAGIKYALMLVTMGVVIFQGASGLNIGV; translated from the coding sequence AATCGCTGGATAAGACGTTATGACTTCTTCATTTATTCCGCTGGTATAAACTTTTTAGCTGCAGAGTATCTTTTACTGGCACTTATAGTTGGAATAATTGGTGCACTTATAGCCTGGCTGTTTTCTAACGTTCTCTACGCTGGAGTGACGTTGATAACGCTCTTTGCTGGAGTGGCCTTTGGATACCCCTACTGGAGACTCACCAAGCGCCTTGATGAAATGGAGAAAATGATTCCGGACGCGTTTTTCTACCTCGCCAGCTCCCTCAGGGCTGGAATATCCTTCTCGGAGGCTCTGGAGGAACTGACGACGGCGAAGTTCGGGGCTCTAACGGAGGAGTTCAAAAAGACGGTTTCCGAGATAAAGAAGGGCCGCCCAACCGTCGATGCACTCCGTGCTTTCGCGCTCAGGAACCGGAGGTCCTCGGTTATCTACCGCTCCATGATGATAATCATAGAGGCCCTCGAGAGGGGCGCGCCAATGAGCGACGTGCTGGCCTACGTTGGAAACGACGTCAGGGAGGTGCTCAGGATAAAACAGGAGAGGAAGGCCTCCACGGGGATGCAGGTGATGTTCTTCATAGTAACCAGCGGCTTTGTGGGCCCGTTGATACTGGGCATAGTGACCCAAACGATGATCGCGATGAACACAGGGAGCATGGCTTTCCCTGTTGGTTCAGTGAAGACAATACTCCTGGCTTTCGTGGCCATTCAGGCGGTAGTTTCTGGACTGGGAATCGGGGTAATAAGAGAAGGGAAGTACTCAGCGGGCATAAAATACGCCCTGATGCTTGTGACGATGGGAGTGGTGATATTTCAGGGGGCCTCAGGCCTCAATATCGGAGTCTGA